The Corynebacterium callunae DSM 20147 genomic sequence CGCACCGGACTTAGCATCCTCTTCCCATTCGCTGGTGGAGATGCGGCGTTCTTCAACCTCATAACCCAAATCTGCAGCGACCTGCAGCAGGGAGTCGCGAGTAATACCTGGCAGCAATGAGCCGGAAAGTTCAGGGGTTACTAGTTTGACCTTATCGCCATTGCGGTAGATAAAGCCGAGGTTCATTCCACCCATTTCTTCGATGTAGCGGTGTTCGATGGCGTCAAGCCACACAACCTGATCGCAGCCCTTTTCCGCAGCCTGAGCCTGAGCCAACAGGGAGGCAGCGTAGTTGCCTGCAAACTTTGCAGCACCGGTACCGCCGGGAGCTGCACGAACATAGTCTTCACTGAGCCATACCGACACTGGCTTAATTCCGCCAGAGAAATATGCTCCAACTGGGGAAGCAATAACGATGAACTTATAAGCATTAGCTGGGCTAACACCCAAGGAGACCTCGGTGGAAATCATGAATGGACGCAGGTAGAGGGATGCTTCTCCACCACTTGCAGGTACCCAATCTTGATCAACCTCTACAAGCAGCTCCAATGCTTTGATGAAGGTTTCTTGTGGCAATTCCGGCATTGCCATTCGTGCTGCGGAACGCTGCAGGCGCTCGGCATTTGCTTCTGGGCGGAAGGTCTTGATGGAACCGTCTTCATGGCGGTATGCCTTGATTCCCTCAAAAATTGCTTGTCCATAATGGAATACCGTGGTGGCAGGGTCCATCGGGAGCGGAGCATAAGGTACTACCTGGGCATCATGCCAGCCTTCAGCTTCTGTCCAGTCGATGGTCACCATATGGTCGGTGAAGAACTTACCAAACTTAGGGGCGGTAAGAATTTCCTTCAAGCGATCGGGTGACGTCGGATTTTCGGTACGGGATACTGTGAACTCAATTGACGTCATAAAAATTAAGTTACACCCGCAGCCTTCTGTAATCACTAGCTGGGTGGACTTTTTGGGACAAATTTCAGATTTTGTCTCACGATTTTTCACGATCGCTAGGCTTGGAGAAAGTTGTTACTAGGAAAAGCCAGTGCCATCCACGCATTGCGCTGTCCCTTACCCATCTAGAAAGGAACGATCAGTTCATGGCTAAGCAGGCTTTTAGCACCCACGCCCCCAAGAAGGTCACTAAGGATGCCGCCCTTCCCGTACGCGGATATCTTGCAGAACTTTCCTTGGATAAAAAACTGCCAAAGGACATTGATGCACTAGTTCTAGCTGTTTTTGCTGGCGAGGACTCCCTCGAGCTCTCCGGTGGCGAACTCCTGGATTTCATCTTCAACACCGAGCAGCAGGCTGAAATCCTGCGCCAGCTGGAAGCTGTCGGCGCCACCGGCAAAAAGAGTGAAATCACCCGCATCCCGGGCGTCACCGGAGTCGGTCCAGTCATTGCTGTCGGCCTCGGCAAGGCTGAAGAGCTTGACGACGAAACTCTGCGCCGCGCCACCGGCACCGCTGCCCGTTCGCTTAAGGGGCTTGCCACTGTCGCTACCACCATTGGTGATTTGGGACTAGAAGCTGCAGTTGTTGGATTTGGTCTCGGATCTTACTCTTATACCGGCCTGCGCAAGGCCAAAGATGACGCCAAAGAAGAAAAGCCAACCACTATCCACTTCATCAGCACCAACAAGGCTGATAAGGATGTCTTTGTAGCAGCACAGATCATTGTGGAATCTGTGGTCTTGGCCCGCGACCTGGTCAATACCCCTTCCTCCCACCTCTACCCAGAGTCTTACTCTGTCATCGCTGCCAATGAGGCTGCCAAATTTGGCCTAAGCACCGAGATTCTTGATGAAAAGCAGCTTGAAGAGCAAGGCTTCGGCGGCATCTTGGCTGTCGGTAACGGTTCTTCCCGTAAGCCTCGCCTACTCAAGGTGGAATGGAAGCCACGCAAAGCCACCACATCTGTTGCTCTAGTTGGCAAGGGAATCACCTTTGACACCGGCGGAATTTCTCTGAAGCCAGGCGCCGGCATGGAAAACATGGTTTCTGACATGGGTGGCTCCGCCACGATGCTGGCTACCATTATTGGTGCAGCACGCCTGAATCTTCCTCTCAAGGTCACCGCTTATCTGCCAATGGCAGAGAACATGCCTTCCGGCGAAGCCTTCCGCCCGGGTGATGTGATTACCCACTTTGGTGGCCTTACCTCTGAAATCCTTAACACCGATGCTGAAGGCCGTTTGATCTTGGCCGATGCCATTGCATACGCCTCTGAAGACAAGCCGGACTACCTGCTTGATACTGCGACGCTGACCGGTGCACAGCTTGTCGCATTAGGCCTGCGCACCAGTGGTGTTATGGGTGATGGTCAGTTCCGCGACACCATTGCAGAAACCGGCCGTGGTGTCGGTGAACCAGCCTGGGCAATGCCAATCCCAGAAGAGCTTGATGAAGAAGTGAAATCCCCTGTTGCCGACATCCGCAACACCACCAACTCTCGTTTTGCTGGCATGTGTGCTGCTGCACGTTATTTGCAGGAGTTTGTGGGCGAGGGAATCTCCTGGGCTCACGTTGATATTGCAGGTCCTGCCTATAACACTGCGGGTGCCTATGGTTACACCCCGAAGCGCGCAACCGGTCAGCCGGTTCGCACCTTCATTCAGGTCTTGAAGGACCTGTCTGAAAAGTAATTAGGACTTAGCTATCAGGATGCTCGCCGCGCTCAAATTTTGCGCGGCGAGCTTTTTGTTCCTCGCGCTTTCTAATGATGCGTTCTAATTCTATTCTTTCGCGCATTCTTTGGGGGTAACCGGTTTCTTCAACGTCATAAACTGGAATTCCAAGTTTTTTGATAAGCACATCAATTCCTTTGGGGCCGCCAATTCTTCGGCGCACAAAAACTCCGCGATCATCAACAAGGACAACTGACATCT encodes the following:
- a CDS encoding branched-chain amino acid aminotransferase; translation: MTSIEFTVSRTENPTSPDRLKEILTAPKFGKFFTDHMVTIDWTEAEGWHDAQVVPYAPLPMDPATTVFHYGQAIFEGIKAYRHEDGSIKTFRPEANAERLQRSAARMAMPELPQETFIKALELLVEVDQDWVPASGGEASLYLRPFMISTEVSLGVSPANAYKFIVIASPVGAYFSGGIKPVSVWLSEDYVRAAPGGTGAAKFAGNYAASLLAQAQAAEKGCDQVVWLDAIEHRYIEEMGGMNLGFIYRNGDKVKLVTPELSGSLLPGITRDSLLQVAADLGYEVEERRISTSEWEEDAKSGAMIEAFACGTAAVITPVGTVMSKHGEFTVNNNEVGEITMKLRETLTGIQHGTVEDKHNWLHNLVG
- a CDS encoding leucyl aminopeptidase; translation: MAKQAFSTHAPKKVTKDAALPVRGYLAELSLDKKLPKDIDALVLAVFAGEDSLELSGGELLDFIFNTEQQAEILRQLEAVGATGKKSEITRIPGVTGVGPVIAVGLGKAEELDDETLRRATGTAARSLKGLATVATTIGDLGLEAAVVGFGLGSYSYTGLRKAKDDAKEEKPTTIHFISTNKADKDVFVAAQIIVESVVLARDLVNTPSSHLYPESYSVIAANEAAKFGLSTEILDEKQLEEQGFGGILAVGNGSSRKPRLLKVEWKPRKATTSVALVGKGITFDTGGISLKPGAGMENMVSDMGGSATMLATIIGAARLNLPLKVTAYLPMAENMPSGEAFRPGDVITHFGGLTSEILNTDAEGRLILADAIAYASEDKPDYLLDTATLTGAQLVALGLRTSGVMGDGQFRDTIAETGRGVGEPAWAMPIPEELDEEVKSPVADIRNTTNSRFAGMCAAARYLQEFVGEGISWAHVDIAGPAYNTAGAYGYTPKRATGQPVRTFIQVLKDLSEK